Proteins from a genomic interval of Mycolicibacterium grossiae:
- a CDS encoding AMP-binding protein gives MTSNTERYRAARDQLASVIGEYEEAVETFAWPRIEGRFNWATDWFDVVARGSAAERTALWIVAEDGAEERVTFAEMADRSDRVATWLERRGVGRGDRVILMLGNQVELWEAMLAVAKLGAVVMPTTAALGSADLADRVARGGAGFVIAAAADAAKFADVPGDYVRIAVGAPVDGWHCYGDAHREASVGPFTARTDATDPLLVYFTSGTTSRPKLVEHSQVSYPVGHLTTMAWIGVRPGDVHLAISSPGWAKHAWSCFFAPWIAEATIFVLNYGRFDAASLLAVLRRAEVNTFCAPPTVWRMLIQADLGARPAGLREILGAGEPLNPEVIAAVERAWGLTIRDGFGQTETTLAVGNTPGQPVKPGSMGRPMPGVPVVLVDPVTGAEADEGEICLNLSARPLNLMTGYLGDPQRNAQVMAGGYYHTGDVASRDADGYITYVGRTDDVFKSSDYKVSPFELESVLIEHPAVVEAAVVPQPDDTRLAVPKAYVAVADGWPADADTARAIMAHAREHLAPYLKVRRIEFFELPKTISGKIRRVELRRREEDAHRSGTPIATEHRYEDLLS, from the coding sequence ATGACGAGCAACACCGAGCGGTACCGCGCGGCCCGCGACCAGCTGGCGTCGGTGATCGGCGAGTACGAGGAGGCCGTCGAGACGTTCGCCTGGCCGCGGATCGAGGGCCGGTTCAACTGGGCGACCGACTGGTTCGACGTCGTCGCCCGCGGGTCGGCAGCCGAAAGGACGGCGCTGTGGATCGTCGCCGAGGACGGTGCCGAGGAACGGGTGACCTTCGCCGAGATGGCCGACCGCTCCGACCGGGTGGCGACCTGGCTGGAACGCCGCGGGGTCGGCCGCGGTGACCGGGTGATCCTGATGCTGGGAAATCAGGTCGAACTGTGGGAGGCGATGCTGGCGGTCGCCAAGCTCGGCGCCGTCGTCATGCCGACGACCGCTGCGCTGGGGTCAGCAGACCTGGCGGACCGGGTCGCGCGCGGCGGGGCGGGGTTCGTCATCGCCGCGGCCGCCGACGCGGCGAAGTTCGCCGACGTCCCGGGGGACTACGTGCGCATCGCCGTCGGCGCCCCCGTCGACGGGTGGCACTGCTACGGCGACGCCCACCGGGAGGCGTCGGTCGGGCCCTTCACCGCGCGCACCGACGCCACCGACCCGCTGCTGGTGTACTTCACCTCGGGTACCACCAGCCGACCGAAGCTCGTCGAGCACTCGCAGGTGTCCTATCCGGTCGGGCACCTGACGACGATGGCGTGGATCGGCGTGCGTCCGGGCGACGTGCACCTGGCGATCAGCTCGCCGGGGTGGGCGAAGCACGCCTGGAGTTGCTTCTTCGCGCCGTGGATCGCCGAGGCGACGATCTTCGTGCTGAACTATGGCAGGTTCGACGCGGCGTCGCTGCTGGCGGTGCTCCGCCGCGCCGAGGTCAATACGTTCTGCGCGCCACCGACGGTGTGGCGCATGCTGATTCAAGCCGATCTCGGTGCACGGCCTGCCGGTCTGCGCGAGATCCTCGGCGCGGGTGAGCCACTCAACCCGGAGGTCATCGCCGCCGTGGAGCGGGCGTGGGGCCTGACGATCCGGGACGGCTTCGGCCAGACCGAGACGACGCTGGCGGTCGGCAACACCCCCGGCCAGCCGGTGAAGCCCGGTTCCATGGGGCGACCGATGCCCGGCGTGCCGGTGGTGCTCGTCGACCCCGTCACCGGTGCCGAGGCCGACGAGGGGGAGATCTGCCTCAACCTGTCCGCGCGGCCGCTCAACCTCATGACCGGCTACCTCGGCGATCCGCAGCGCAACGCGCAGGTCATGGCCGGCGGTTACTACCACACCGGCGACGTCGCGAGCCGCGACGCCGACGGCTACATCACCTACGTCGGCCGCACCGACGACGTGTTCAAATCCTCGGACTACAAGGTGTCGCCGTTCGAACTGGAGAGCGTGCTCATCGAGCACCCGGCGGTGGTCGAGGCCGCGGTCGTGCCGCAGCCCGACGACACCCGGCTGGCGGTGCCCAAGGCCTACGTCGCGGTGGCCGACGGCTGGCCGGCCGACGCCGACACCGCGCGGGCGATCATGGCCCACGCCCGCGAGCACCTCGCGCCGTACCTCAAGGTGCGCCGCATCGAGTTCTTCGAGCTGCCCAAGACCATCTCGGGCAAGATCCGCCGGGTGGAGCTTCGCCGCCGCGAGGAGGATGCGCACCGGTCGGGCACACCCATCGCCACCGAACACCGCTACGAGGACCTGCTGTCATGA
- a CDS encoding ABC transporter ATP-binding protein, with protein sequence MSVTDWRGQAVTEQTDDLPIDESVSRRREARTLLGSLLRPYRGAVALLALVVVVENAARLSVPLLVQRGIDHGIPPIVDGGPARELLLIVGALCGVVALQATSRMFFLRRSGRLGQRVLLTLRQRIYRHFQRLDVAFHDRYTSGRVVSRSTNDVEAIQDMLQTGFDGLITAVLTLGGTAVLLIVLDVHLGLVCLAAFPILVGLIWWFRTQSGKVYLRVRESAALVIVQFVETMTGIKAVQAYRREPRNQEIFGDVADQYRDVNERAFKLLAIFMPGVKLVGNVTTGLVLLYGGYRVLHGEMTIGTLAAFLLYLRMFFEPMQEISQFFNTFQSAAAALEKIAGVLAQRPAIEDPAEPVALKSVDGHIAFHDVAFSYVPDRPVLPGLTLDVPAGQTVALVGTTGAGKTTIAKLIARFYDPTSGAVTLDGVDLRDLRQSELRRHVVMVTQENVVFEGTVADNIRFGRPEATDAEVRAAAEAVGADRFIAGLPQGYDTDVAKRGGRLSAGQRQLIAFARAFLADPAVLILDEATSSLDIPSERLVQRALETVLADRTALVIAHRLSTVRIADRVLVLEHGQVVEDGPPDELVADDGRYAALHRAWLDSLA encoded by the coding sequence ATGAGCGTGACGGACTGGCGCGGTCAGGCGGTCACCGAGCAGACCGACGACCTGCCCATCGACGAGTCGGTGTCGCGGCGGCGCGAGGCGCGCACGCTGCTCGGCTCGCTCCTGCGGCCCTACCGCGGGGCGGTCGCGCTGCTGGCGCTGGTGGTCGTCGTGGAGAACGCGGCGCGGTTGTCGGTGCCGCTGCTGGTGCAGCGCGGCATCGACCACGGCATCCCGCCGATCGTCGACGGCGGCCCGGCGCGCGAACTGCTGTTGATCGTCGGGGCCCTGTGCGGCGTCGTCGCGCTGCAGGCCACCAGCCGGATGTTCTTCCTGCGCCGGTCCGGACGGCTCGGGCAGCGGGTGCTGCTGACGTTGCGGCAGCGGATCTACCGACACTTTCAGCGGTTGGACGTCGCGTTCCACGACCGCTACACCTCCGGGCGGGTCGTCAGCCGGTCGACCAACGACGTCGAGGCGATCCAGGACATGCTGCAGACCGGGTTCGACGGTCTGATCACCGCGGTGCTGACGCTCGGCGGCACCGCGGTGCTGCTCATCGTGCTCGACGTGCACCTCGGGCTGGTGTGCCTCGCGGCCTTCCCCATCCTGGTGGGGCTCATCTGGTGGTTCCGTACCCAGTCGGGGAAGGTCTACCTGCGGGTGCGGGAGAGCGCGGCGCTGGTGATCGTGCAGTTCGTCGAGACGATGACGGGCATCAAGGCCGTGCAGGCCTACCGCCGCGAGCCGCGCAACCAGGAGATCTTCGGCGACGTCGCCGACCAGTACCGCGACGTCAACGAGCGGGCGTTCAAGCTGTTGGCGATCTTCATGCCGGGCGTGAAGCTCGTCGGCAACGTGACGACCGGGCTGGTGCTGCTGTACGGCGGCTACCGGGTGCTACACGGCGAGATGACGATCGGCACGTTGGCCGCGTTCCTGCTCTACCTGCGGATGTTCTTCGAGCCCATGCAGGAGATCTCGCAGTTCTTCAACACCTTCCAGTCGGCCGCCGCCGCGCTGGAGAAGATCGCCGGTGTGCTGGCGCAGCGGCCGGCCATCGAGGACCCGGCCGAACCCGTCGCGCTGAAATCTGTCGACGGGCACATCGCCTTCCACGACGTCGCGTTCTCCTACGTCCCGGACCGCCCGGTGCTGCCCGGGCTGACGCTGGACGTCCCCGCCGGGCAGACGGTCGCGCTCGTCGGTACCACCGGCGCGGGCAAGACGACGATCGCCAAGCTGATCGCGCGCTTCTACGACCCGACGTCCGGCGCGGTGACCCTCGACGGCGTCGACCTGCGCGATCTGCGGCAGAGCGAGTTGCGCCGGCACGTCGTGATGGTGACCCAGGAGAACGTGGTCTTCGAGGGGACCGTCGCGGACAACATCCGGTTCGGCAGGCCCGAGGCGACCGACGCCGAGGTGCGCGCCGCGGCGGAGGCGGTCGGTGCGGACCGGTTCATCGCCGGGCTGCCGCAGGGTTACGACACCGACGTCGCCAAGCGCGGCGGGCGGCTGTCGGCGGGGCAGCGACAGCTGATCGCGTTCGCGCGGGCGTTCCTCGCCGACCCTGCCGTGCTCATCCTCGACGAGGCGACGTCGTCGTTGGACATCCCCAGCGAGCGGCTGGTGCAGCGGGCGCTGGAGACGGTGCTCGCCGACCGGACCGCGCTGGTGATCGCGCATCGGCTGTCGACGGTGCGGATCGCCGACCGCGTGCTGGTCCTCGAACACGGCCAGGTGGTCGAGGACGGCCCACCAGACGAGCTGGTCGCCGACGACGGCCGGTACGCCGCGCTGCACCGAGCCTGGCTCGACTCCCTGGCCTGA
- a CDS encoding helix-turn-helix transcriptional regulator, translating to MLRPRDADVLRSELRRVAAEARVPVLFGGEVHGDGLLLSEFIGTRTGLLRGLVVRASSGLGGASMVAGRPLSVADYRSAGSITHDYDTPVLGEGIRSVLAVPVVVDGVARAVLYGAYRASAPVGGRAADVMVRSARRISDELRIRDEVDRRLRLTEARAAATVVPERVREVHAGLRRLAASADGALRAELHALANRLTGGPDADVALTARELDVLAQVALGCTNLEAAERLSLKPQTVKSYLRSASAKLGAHGRHQAVSRARSRGLIP from the coding sequence ATGCTCCGGCCGCGCGACGCCGACGTCCTGCGCTCCGAGCTGCGTCGGGTGGCCGCCGAAGCGCGGGTGCCGGTGCTGTTCGGCGGCGAGGTTCATGGCGACGGACTGCTGCTCAGCGAGTTCATCGGCACGCGGACCGGGCTGCTGCGCGGCCTGGTGGTGCGGGCGAGCTCGGGTCTGGGCGGGGCCAGCATGGTGGCCGGACGGCCCCTCTCGGTGGCCGACTACCGCAGCGCCGGGTCGATCACCCACGACTACGACACCCCGGTGCTCGGCGAGGGCATCCGCTCGGTGCTCGCGGTGCCGGTGGTGGTCGACGGCGTCGCCCGTGCGGTGCTGTACGGCGCCTACCGCGCCAGCGCCCCGGTGGGTGGGCGCGCCGCCGACGTCATGGTGCGCTCGGCGCGGCGGATTTCCGACGAACTCCGCATCCGCGACGAGGTCGACCGGCGGCTGCGACTGACCGAGGCGCGCGCCGCCGCGACCGTGGTGCCCGAACGGGTCCGCGAGGTGCACGCCGGGTTGCGTCGGCTCGCCGCGAGCGCCGATGGCGCCCTGCGGGCCGAGTTGCACGCACTCGCCAACCGGTTGACCGGCGGACCCGACGCCGACGTGGCGTTGACCGCGCGCGAACTCGACGTCCTGGCCCAGGTGGCGCTCGGTTGCACGAACCTCGAAGCAGCCGAACGACTCTCGCTGAAGCCGCAGACCGTCAAGAGCTATCTGCGCAGCGCGTCGGCCAAGCTCGGCGCCCACGGCCGGCACCAGGCGGTGTCCCGGGCGCGCAGCCGCGGCCTGATCCCCTAG
- a CDS encoding LysR family transcriptional regulator, with amino-acid sequence MTLNQLRAFVEAERLGSFTAAADAMQVAQASVSELVRRLEVELGAQLFVRGSRRLALTAAGQELLSYAQQAVHAADGGVQAVRSVGSLGGGTATFGVPRNADYYLLSHLVQTFHMRYPSVRVRLVGQNSAETAAAIQAGEIEAGMLILPIDDEDLTVRPLLRDEVFYVSADPTHTEKPVTIGRFAAATLVLYDAHYGWKDPTRRQLAERAQLAGLRLDPEIEIEHVESALKLVAAHVGDTIVSGAVIASGAFPSGLHVAPFAEPLYDTIALAQHRGRPLSNATKEFARLAEDTVRDLPVVPPSDEDSGRHAVPLIDHRRV; translated from the coding sequence ATGACGCTCAACCAGCTGCGGGCGTTCGTCGAAGCTGAACGGCTCGGCTCGTTCACCGCCGCCGCGGACGCCATGCAGGTGGCGCAGGCCTCCGTCAGCGAGCTGGTGCGTCGCCTAGAGGTCGAACTCGGCGCGCAGCTCTTCGTCCGCGGCAGCCGTCGCCTCGCGCTCACCGCCGCCGGCCAGGAACTCCTCTCCTACGCCCAGCAGGCCGTCCACGCCGCCGACGGCGGCGTCCAGGCCGTGCGCTCGGTCGGCTCGCTCGGTGGTGGCACCGCCACCTTCGGCGTCCCGCGCAACGCCGACTACTACCTGCTCTCGCATCTGGTGCAGACCTTCCACATGCGCTATCCCTCGGTGCGGGTGCGCCTGGTCGGGCAGAACTCGGCGGAGACCGCGGCGGCGATCCAGGCCGGCGAGATCGAGGCGGGCATGCTGATCCTGCCCATCGACGACGAGGACCTCACCGTCCGGCCGTTGCTGCGCGACGAGGTCTTCTACGTCAGCGCCGACCCGACGCACACCGAGAAGCCCGTCACCATCGGTCGATTCGCCGCCGCGACGCTCGTCCTCTACGACGCGCACTACGGCTGGAAGGACCCGACCCGCCGCCAGCTCGCCGAACGGGCGCAACTGGCCGGGCTCCGCCTCGACCCGGAGATCGAGATCGAACACGTCGAGTCCGCGCTCAAGCTCGTCGCGGCGCACGTCGGCGACACCATCGTCAGCGGTGCCGTCATCGCCAGCGGCGCGTTCCCGTCCGGCTTGCACGTCGCCCCGTTCGCCGAACCGCTGTACGACACCATCGCGCTCGCCCAACACCGCGGCCGGCCGCTGTCGAACGCCACCAAGGAGTTTGCCCGCCTCGCCGAGGACACCGTGCGCGACCTGCCCGTCGTCCCGCCCTCCGACGAGGATTCCGGCCGCCATGCCGTGCCGCTGATCGACCATCGCCGGGTCTGA
- a CDS encoding purine-cytosine permease family protein, whose translation MPETPAIESKSIDWVPLDERRGKPSTLFPLWFMSNANLTTLATGMVGAALGASLVTSLVAIVLGAAVGTVFTAFHSAQGPQLGLPQMIQSRAQFGYRGVVVICAVVVFSIVGFNVFNQILAADVLTLATGTDLRDLWFVLITACALTLAIYGYHWIHRFQTWLTWLFLATFGVFTVAALIWLDVPAGQFGFGGFTWAGFLVQFGAAAAYALGWAPYVSDYSRYLPPQTSPRKALWFTYSGVFVGAVWLMALGALVAALFADASPLEAVRSAADGVLPGSGTWLLVAALPGLVTVITVNVYAASLELITMIDSFKAVRPTRRLRIVSCIVIAAAGLLGAILSSGEFLANFSSFLVVLLYLLVPWTSVNLVDYYFVRRGRYAIREIFVPEGGVYGSWGWRGLAAYAVGIVAMVPFVVTVWYTGPVAAALGDVDVALFVGLLASAVAYVLMARSLDLAAETAKAEADSRDHGVEAVTFAGRVAPVES comes from the coding sequence ATGCCTGAGACACCTGCGATCGAATCGAAGTCCATCGACTGGGTTCCGCTGGACGAACGGCGGGGCAAGCCGTCGACGCTGTTCCCGCTGTGGTTCATGTCGAACGCCAACCTGACGACGCTGGCCACCGGCATGGTCGGCGCGGCCCTCGGCGCATCGTTGGTGACGTCGTTGGTGGCAATCGTGCTCGGCGCGGCCGTCGGCACGGTGTTCACGGCGTTTCACTCCGCCCAGGGTCCGCAGCTGGGCCTGCCGCAGATGATCCAGTCGCGGGCGCAGTTCGGTTACCGCGGCGTCGTCGTCATCTGCGCGGTGGTGGTGTTCAGCATCGTCGGGTTCAACGTCTTCAACCAGATCCTCGCTGCCGACGTCCTGACGCTGGCGACCGGCACCGACCTGCGCGACCTGTGGTTCGTCCTCATCACCGCCTGCGCGCTCACGCTGGCGATCTACGGCTACCACTGGATCCACCGCTTCCAGACCTGGCTGACGTGGCTCTTCCTCGCGACCTTCGGCGTGTTCACCGTCGCGGCGCTGATCTGGCTCGACGTTCCGGCGGGCCAGTTCGGCTTCGGCGGCTTCACGTGGGCCGGCTTCCTCGTGCAGTTCGGCGCCGCGGCGGCCTACGCGCTGGGCTGGGCGCCGTACGTGTCGGACTACTCGCGCTACCTCCCGCCGCAGACCAGCCCGCGAAAGGCGCTGTGGTTCACCTACTCCGGCGTCTTCGTCGGCGCCGTGTGGCTGATGGCGCTCGGGGCGCTGGTGGCCGCGCTGTTCGCCGACGCCTCACCGCTGGAGGCCGTCCGCAGCGCAGCCGACGGCGTGCTGCCCGGCTCCGGGACCTGGCTGCTGGTCGCCGCTCTGCCCGGCCTCGTCACGGTCATCACCGTCAACGTCTACGCGGCGTCGCTCGAACTGATCACGATGATCGACTCGTTCAAGGCCGTCCGCCCCACCCGCCGGCTGCGGATCGTGTCGTGCATCGTGATCGCCGCGGCCGGTCTGCTCGGCGCGATCCTGTCCTCGGGGGAGTTCCTCGCCAACTTCAGCAGCTTCCTGGTGGTGCTGCTGTACCTGCTGGTGCCGTGGACGTCGGTGAACCTCGTCGACTACTACTTCGTGCGGCGCGGGCGGTACGCCATCCGCGAGATCTTCGTCCCCGAGGGCGGCGTCTACGGCTCGTGGGGGTGGCGCGGTCTGGCCGCCTACGCCGTCGGCATCGTCGCGATGGTCCCGTTCGTGGTGACGGTCTGGTACACCGGTCCCGTCGCGGCGGCGCTCGGTGACGTCGACGTCGCGCTGTTCGTCGGGCTGCTGGCCTCCGCGGTGGCCTACGTGCTGATGGCCCGCTCGCTGGACCTGGCCGCGGAAACCGCGAAGGCCGAGGCGGATTCGCGTGACCACGGTGTCGAGGCGGTCACGTTCGCCGGTCGGGTCGCGCCGGTGGAGAGCTAG
- a CDS encoding ABC transporter ATP-binding protein: MTEMFRTPAIAAPPARPRASSSLARLLPYLLPYKWRWLIMSLVAVASLGATVAIPLMTKAVIDGPVRRQDQQGLWVLGAAALGVGITEAVMWFIRRWLVARATLGVEADIRKDLYARLQVLPMSFHGRWQSGQLLSRVMNDLSTIRQFMSFGLLFLVLNGIQIVIVTCILLSMYWPLGVVVVMSVVPITLTVLHFQRKFTKLSRLSQDQAGHVATDVEESALGMRVIKSFGREDYAYERFSAKAEALYETEVNKVGVSAKFWTLLEVIPNITLILVLGFGAYAAGHGQVTLGTLVAFITMMLSLVWPVASLGFLLSMTQEAFTAADRVAEIFDAPREITDGPVDAAPRGGRLELVDVGFRFPDTRDWALRHVNVTVEPGETLALVGATGSGKSVLASLLSRLHDVSEGRILVDGHDVRDLSLPALRRAVATAFEDPTLFSMSVAENLRLGNPDATDQQLADAVDVAAAGFVYDLPFGLDTRIGEQGMSLSGGQRQRLSLARAILATPSILVLDDTLSALDVHTEARVTEALRRVLAGVTGVVVAHRASTVLLADRVALLQDGTITHVGTHAEMLDEVPAYRDLLAADEDLAEARA; encoded by the coding sequence ATGACGGAGATGTTCCGCACGCCGGCGATCGCCGCCCCGCCCGCGCGGCCGCGCGCCTCGTCGTCACTGGCGCGGCTGCTGCCGTACCTGCTGCCCTACAAGTGGCGGTGGCTGATCATGTCGCTGGTCGCCGTCGCGAGCCTCGGCGCCACGGTCGCGATCCCGCTGATGACCAAGGCCGTGATCGACGGGCCGGTGCGCCGCCAGGATCAGCAGGGGCTGTGGGTCCTCGGCGCGGCGGCCCTGGGTGTCGGCATCACCGAGGCGGTGATGTGGTTCATCCGGCGCTGGCTCGTCGCCCGCGCCACGCTCGGCGTCGAGGCCGACATCCGCAAGGACCTCTACGCGCGGCTGCAGGTGCTGCCGATGTCGTTCCACGGCCGGTGGCAGTCCGGCCAGCTGCTGTCGCGGGTGATGAACGACCTGTCGACCATCCGCCAGTTCATGTCGTTCGGGCTGCTCTTCCTCGTGCTCAACGGCATTCAGATCGTCATCGTCACGTGCATCCTGCTGTCGATGTACTGGCCGCTCGGCGTCGTCGTGGTCATGTCGGTCGTGCCGATCACGCTGACCGTGCTGCACTTCCAGCGGAAGTTCACCAAGCTGTCGCGGTTGTCGCAGGACCAGGCCGGCCACGTCGCCACCGATGTCGAGGAGTCCGCGCTCGGCATGCGGGTCATCAAGTCGTTCGGCCGCGAGGACTACGCCTACGAGCGGTTCTCCGCCAAGGCCGAGGCGCTGTACGAGACCGAGGTGAACAAGGTCGGAGTGTCGGCGAAGTTCTGGACGCTGCTCGAGGTGATCCCGAACATTACGCTGATCCTTGTCCTCGGCTTCGGCGCCTACGCCGCCGGCCACGGCCAGGTGACGCTCGGCACGCTGGTCGCCTTCATCACCATGATGCTGTCGCTGGTCTGGCCGGTCGCCTCGCTGGGTTTCCTGCTGTCGATGACGCAGGAGGCGTTCACCGCGGCCGACCGCGTCGCCGAGATCTTCGACGCGCCCCGCGAGATCACCGACGGCCCGGTCGACGCCGCCCCGCGCGGGGGTCGCCTGGAACTCGTCGACGTGGGGTTCCGGTTCCCCGACACGCGGGACTGGGCGCTGCGGCACGTGAACGTGACCGTCGAGCCGGGGGAGACGCTGGCCCTCGTCGGCGCCACCGGGTCGGGCAAGTCGGTGCTGGCGTCGCTGCTGTCGCGGCTGCACGACGTCTCCGAGGGACGGATCCTCGTCGACGGCCACGACGTCCGGGACCTGTCGCTGCCCGCACTGCGTCGTGCCGTCGCGACGGCGTTCGAGGACCCGACGCTGTTCTCGATGTCGGTCGCGGAGAACCTGCGGCTGGGCAACCCGGACGCCACCGATCAGCAGCTCGCCGACGCCGTCGACGTCGCGGCCGCCGGCTTCGTCTACGACCTGCCGTTCGGCCTGGACACCCGGATCGGCGAGCAGGGCATGAGCCTGTCCGGCGGTCAGCGGCAACGGCTTTCGCTCGCACGCGCCATCCTCGCGACACCATCGATCCTGGTGCTCGACGACACGCTGTCGGCGCTCGACGTGCACACCGAGGCCCGGGTGACCGAGGCGCTCCGCCGGGTGCTGGCCGGGGTCACCGGCGTCGTCGTCGCGCACCGGGCGTCGACGGTGCTGCTGGCCGACCGCGTCGCGCTGCTGCAGGACGGCACGATCACCCACGTCGGGACGCACGCGGAGATGCTCGACGAGGTGCCGGCGTACCGGGACCTGTTGGCGGCCGACGAGGACCTCGCGGAGGCGAGGGCCTGA
- a CDS encoding nitrilase-related carbon-nitrogen hydrolase produces the protein MATIRVTAVALPVTIGDVDANLAAIRSALLRAEPGPHLIVLPELATSGYVLTDAAEARALALAADDPRLLALADAVPEGAVAVVGFCEGAGDRLYNSALVIGRGGALGTYRKSHLWDAEYDVFTAGDEAGAVVDSPVGRIGVAICYDNEFPELPRRLALLGARVLALPVCWPLVDRPDGALPPETIQAMAAARSSRLPTVIADRHGAERGVTWTGGTAVISPDGWVCATPDADGVASAVLTVDDDKTIGRHNDLFADRRPDLYHPILERSIHA, from the coding sequence ATGGCGACGATCCGGGTGACGGCCGTCGCGCTGCCGGTCACCATCGGCGACGTCGACGCGAACCTGGCTGCCATCCGCAGCGCCCTGCTGCGGGCGGAGCCGGGGCCGCACCTGATCGTGCTGCCGGAACTGGCCACCAGCGGCTACGTCCTCACCGACGCCGCCGAGGCCCGAGCGCTCGCCCTCGCCGCCGACGATCCCCGACTGCTCGCGCTGGCCGACGCCGTCCCCGAGGGCGCCGTGGCGGTGGTCGGCTTCTGCGAGGGCGCCGGTGACCGGCTGTACAACTCGGCGTTGGTGATCGGACGCGGCGGCGCGCTCGGCACCTACCGCAAGTCGCACCTGTGGGACGCCGAGTACGACGTCTTCACCGCGGGCGACGAGGCCGGTGCGGTGGTCGACAGCCCGGTCGGCCGGATCGGCGTCGCCATCTGCTACGACAACGAATTCCCGGAGCTGCCGCGACGATTGGCGCTGCTCGGTGCCCGCGTGCTCGCGCTGCCGGTGTGCTGGCCCCTGGTCGACCGACCGGACGGCGCATTGCCACCGGAGACGATCCAGGCGATGGCCGCGGCGCGGTCCTCCCGGTTACCGACCGTGATCGCCGACCGGCACGGCGCCGAACGCGGCGTGACGTGGACCGGGGGGACGGCGGTGATCTCACCCGACGGATGGGTGTGCGCCACCCCCGATGCAGACGGCGTCGCGTCGGCGGTCCTCACCGTCGACGACGACAAGACGATCGGCCGCCACAACGACCTGTTCGCCGACCGCCGGCCCGATTTGTACCACCCGATCCTCGAGCGGAGCATCCATGCCTGA
- the hisD gene encoding histidinol dehydrogenase: protein MQITADEARALGPFTWLKKPAVDGPPAQRDPKVVERVSEMLSDIERNGLDAVRRYARELDGHTGELEVGADELRRSGDALPADVRAALDLGYERTNRFATATRAHLSDFEVDLAPGVVGGVQYVPVTRVGAYLPAGRFPLLASAFMTVGVAKAAGVPTVLACTPPSGEHGAHPAVLYGAYLSRADRVFAIGGVQALGAMAFGLLDDAPVDMLVGAGNAFVTEAKRQLFGRVGIDLLAGPSEVAVLADDSANPEWVAADLLGQAEHGPNSPAALITTSETLGRNVIDAIARQLETLATREIAGAAWRDYGSVVVAQDRAQAAAISDVLGPEHLEVQTDDDDFFLKELRSYGSLFLGPWSTVAYSDKGIAGTNHVLPTGKTARYNAGLSVSRFLKPLTYQRAQREATAALAPAVERISAFEGLAAHEATATIRIDEIGRHSGAFDGTPAVNRGR from the coding sequence ATGCAGATCACCGCTGACGAAGCCCGTGCCCTCGGACCGTTCACCTGGCTGAAGAAGCCCGCCGTCGACGGACCGCCGGCGCAGCGCGACCCGAAGGTCGTCGAGCGGGTCTCGGAGATGCTGTCCGACATCGAACGCAACGGCCTCGACGCCGTCCGCCGCTACGCCCGCGAACTCGACGGCCACACCGGCGAGCTGGAGGTCGGCGCCGACGAATTGCGCCGCAGCGGCGACGCCCTGCCCGCCGACGTGCGGGCGGCACTCGACCTCGGTTACGAGCGCACCAACCGCTTCGCCACCGCCACCCGCGCACACCTGTCGGACTTCGAGGTCGACCTGGCGCCCGGCGTCGTGGGCGGCGTCCAGTACGTCCCGGTCACCCGCGTCGGCGCCTACCTGCCCGCCGGCCGGTTCCCGCTGCTGGCGAGCGCGTTCATGACGGTCGGCGTCGCGAAGGCCGCCGGCGTCCCCACGGTGCTGGCGTGCACCCCGCCGTCGGGCGAGCACGGCGCCCACCCGGCCGTGCTCTACGGCGCGTACCTGTCGCGCGCCGACCGCGTCTTCGCGATCGGCGGCGTGCAGGCCCTCGGAGCCATGGCCTTCGGCCTGCTGGACGACGCACCGGTCGACATGCTGGTCGGCGCCGGCAACGCCTTCGTCACCGAGGCGAAGCGGCAGCTGTTCGGCCGCGTCGGCATCGACCTGCTCGCCGGGCCGTCGGAGGTGGCGGTCCTGGCCGACGACTCCGCCAACCCCGAGTGGGTGGCGGCCGACCTGCTGGGCCAGGCCGAGCACGGACCCAACTCGCCCGCGGCGCTCATCACCACGTCCGAGACGCTGGGACGCAACGTGATCGACGCCATCGCGCGTCAGCTCGAGACGCTCGCCACGCGCGAGATCGCCGGCGCGGCCTGGCGCGATTACGGTTCGGTGGTCGTGGCCCAGGACCGCGCTCAGGCGGCGGCCATCTCCGACGTGCTGGGCCCGGAACACCTCGAGGTGCAGACTGACGACGACGACTTCTTCCTCAAGGAGCTGCGCAGCTACGGCTCGCTGTTCCTCGGTCCGTGGAGCACCGTCGCGTACTCCGACAAGGGCATCGCCGGAACGAATCACGTGCTGCCGACCGGCAAGACGGCGCGGTACAACGCCGGACTGTCGGTGTCGCGGTTCCTCAAGCCGCTGACCTACCAGCGCGCGCAGCGTGAGGCGACTGCGGCGCTCGCCCCGGCCGTCGAGCGGATCTCCGCCTTCGAGGGACTGGCCGCGCACGAGGCGACCGCGACCATCCGCATCGACGAGATCGGCCGCCACTCCGGCGCGTTCGACGGCACGCCCGCGGTGAACCGGGGCCGCTGA